One Thiohalorhabdus sp. Cl-TMA genomic window, ATTTGAAGCTAACTTTCTATGAATACTAAGGAAGTTCACTCTATTGTCCCAGTTCTCCTTTCCGGAGGTTCGGGCACTCGTCTTTGGCCCCTTTCTAGGTCCCAATTCCCCAAGCAGTTTCTGCCCCTCGCCGGCGAGCGGACCATGCTCCAGGAAACCATGGAGCGGGTGGCAGGGGTCGCGGGTATTTCAGCCCCTATCCCGGTTTGCAATGAGGCCCATCGGTTCCTGGTTGCCGACCAGCTCCGGGAAATGGGTTGGGGAGACAATCCCATATTGCTGGAGCCGGAAGGGAAAAACACGGCCCCCGCCATTGCTTTGGCCGCTTTGGAAGCAGAGCGGTTAGACTCGTCAATTCTACTATTGGTGCTGCCTGCCGACCATGTCGTCGATGAGCCGGAATTCCTCCAAGAAGCTATTACGGTAGGGAGGGAGCCCGCTGAACAAGGTTCCCTGGTTACCTTCGGGATTGTACCGAATGCTCCCGAGACAGGTTTTGGTTACATCCGAACTCAGGAATCTCCGGAGGGTCAGCTTGAACCCCTCGCCGTGGCGGAGTTTGTGGAAAAGCCTGACCGGGGGCGGGCCGAGACCTTCGTCGAATCTGGGGACTATTTTTGGAACAGTGGCATGTTCCTATTCCGGGCAGATACTTATCTTTCCGAGCTAGGCCGTCATGCTCCTGAAATCTTGGGGGCTTGTCGGCAGGCTTTTGAGTCTGCCGAACGGGACATGGACTTCGTGCGGGTAAATGCTGAAGCCTTTGCCAAGTCCCCGGAGGATTCCATTGACTATGCCGTTATGGAGAAAACCGAAACGGCCTATATGGTACCCATCCAATCGGGCTGGAGCGACGTTGGGTCTTGGTCAGCCCTTTTTGAAGTGACTCCAAAGGATGAAAACGGCAATGTGGTCCGCGGGGATGTGATTTCCCGGGGTGACAGCAACTGCTACCTGCGGGCGGAAAGCCGGCTCCTGGTCACCTCTGGTCTGGAGGACCATGTAGTGGTGGAGACCGCTGATTCAGTTTTGGTGGCTCACAAGAATCAGGCGCAGGGGATCAAAGGGCTGGTCAACCAGCTCAAGTCTGAAGGCCGCGATGAGCATCAGGTCCATAGGCGGGTTTATCGTCCTTGGGGGGCTTATGAGCAGATCGCCTTGTCCAAGCGGTCCCAGGTCAAGCGCTTATTCATCAAGCCCGGGGCGTGTCTCTCCCTGCAAATGCACCATCATCGGGCAGAGCATTGGGTAGTTGTGCAGGGAACCGCCCAGGTTACTCGAGACGGGGAAATTTTTCTTTTAACCGAAGACCAATCGACCTATCTTCCGGTTGGGTGCTATCACCGGATTGAGAATCCCGGGGTGATTCCCTT contains:
- a CDS encoding mannose-1-phosphate guanylyltransferase/mannose-6-phosphate isomerase; its protein translation is MNTKEVHSIVPVLLSGGSGTRLWPLSRSQFPKQFLPLAGERTMLQETMERVAGVAGISAPIPVCNEAHRFLVADQLREMGWGDNPILLEPEGKNTAPAIALAALEAERLDSSILLLVLPADHVVDEPEFLQEAITVGREPAEQGSLVTFGIVPNAPETGFGYIRTQESPEGQLEPLAVAEFVEKPDRGRAETFVESGDYFWNSGMFLFRADTYLSELGRHAPEILGACRQAFESAERDMDFVRVNAEAFAKSPEDSIDYAVMEKTETAYMVPIQSGWSDVGSWSALFEVTPKDENGNVVRGDVISRGDSNCYLRAESRLLVTSGLEDHVVVETADSVLVAHKNQAQGIKGLVNQLKSEGRDEHQVHRRVYRPWGAYEQIALSKRSQVKRLFIKPGACLSLQMHHHRAEHWVVVQGTAQVTRDGEIFLLTEDQSTYLPVGCYHRIENPGVIPLELIEVQTGGYLGEDDIVRFEDSYGRG